The proteins below are encoded in one region of Segatella copri:
- a CDS encoding glycosyl hydrolase family 65 protein, which produces MLEQDRIHYTGTTMADPSRHDGALSPVVGVHNIQTLRANREHPSQANGGGWTYNHQPMMAYWNGKFYMHFLSDPAEEHVPPSRTLMQVSEDGYNWSQPQILFPEYDVPAGFKKAKYQPKPELQYPDVYKQKPLKAIMHQRVGWYVSKGGILLATGNYGVALDRKDDPNDGNGIGRVVREVKKDGSLGPIYFIYYNHGFNEKNTAYPNYKKASKAVRAACEEILANPRYRMQWVEEADRGDKLIPLNNGYKAYCDYTLPDGRIVSLWKHALTSLSLDGGNTYTTTNRALGFVNSNAKIWGQRLTDGSYATVYNPSEYRWPLGISLSGDGLEYKTLNLICGEVPPMRYGGNYKSRGPQYVRGIQEGNGIPKDSDMWVSYSMNKEDIWVAHVPVPVKTVATAHADDDFAQYQKLGDLKTWNIYSPLMAPVSLRQEWLELKDEDPFDYACVERKIPSSSYLKASFDVQAAQTRNGSLQIEFLDEKGIACTRIELNKEGMIRVKNGARYGNVMPYQADQTYRFEATLDTQHRQLNLTVSILDAEGKTLQSKSTRRIFFAPVHQIERIRFRTGDLRTFPTIDTPADWFGTLEHAGDTDTTTLYRIAHVKTESLGADAGSAVLKTADYKHYVDDFNAMEPEVLHTSAIPNAQAWDWMKQNVPLFDCSQRNFEEMYYFRWWTLRKHIENTPVGYAMTEFLVPRSYADKYNLIASGVGHHIHESRWIRDGKYLDGILNTWYHGNGGKPMAKINFYSSWMPASIWERYLVDGNQKEFKSLVNDLDKEYQLWDNHRWGNGLYWQYDVRDAMEETISGGRREKNARPSINSYMYGNAMGIAQMAKIIGYQDLARKYEAKADTLKHLVETQLWDADQQFFEVYKPNAGEAKEVAKKRSYQPSGDAAVSAKVREAIGFLPWYFNLPADEAKFAEAWKQAADSKGFSAPYGQTTAERRHPQFRSHGVGKCEWDGAIWPFATAQTLTAMANFINNYQVKPSALAASAKGSLDMDSLYFNEMEKYVQSQSMRGKPYIGEYLDETTGYWLKGDQERSRYYNHSTFCDLIITGIVGLRPRADQTIEVRPIIPAGKWQYFCLDKVRYHGHDLTILYDQDGSRYHVGKGLQVWVDGKLAGQRDTLGKLVVKDAFK; this is translated from the coding sequence ATGCTGGAACAGGACCGCATCCACTATACCGGAACCACGATGGCAGATCCGTCGCGTCATGATGGAGCTTTGTCGCCAGTGGTAGGAGTTCACAATATCCAGACGCTCCGTGCCAACCGCGAGCATCCTTCCCAGGCAAATGGTGGAGGCTGGACCTATAACCATCAGCCGATGATGGCGTATTGGAACGGCAAGTTCTACATGCATTTCCTGAGCGATCCTGCCGAGGAGCATGTACCCCCATCGAGAACCCTGATGCAGGTTTCTGAGGACGGATACAATTGGAGCCAGCCACAGATTCTCTTCCCTGAATATGATGTGCCAGCCGGTTTCAAGAAGGCGAAATACCAGCCGAAACCGGAACTGCAATATCCTGATGTCTACAAGCAGAAACCATTGAAGGCTATCATGCACCAGCGTGTGGGCTGGTATGTATCTAAGGGTGGCATCCTCCTGGCTACCGGAAACTATGGTGTGGCTTTGGACAGAAAGGACGACCCGAACGATGGCAACGGCATCGGCCGTGTGGTGAGAGAGGTGAAGAAAGACGGTTCGCTCGGACCTATCTATTTCATCTATTACAATCATGGATTCAATGAGAAGAATACTGCTTATCCTAATTATAAGAAAGCATCCAAGGCGGTAAGAGCGGCTTGCGAGGAAATCCTTGCCAACCCACGTTACCGCATGCAATGGGTGGAAGAGGCTGATAGGGGCGACAAACTGATACCGCTCAACAACGGCTATAAGGCTTATTGCGACTATACCCTGCCGGATGGCAGAATAGTCAGTCTGTGGAAGCACGCCCTCACCTCATTGAGTCTGGATGGTGGTAATACCTATACCACGACCAACCGTGCCCTGGGATTCGTCAACAGCAATGCCAAGATTTGGGGACAGCGGTTGACCGACGGCAGCTATGCCACCGTCTACAACCCTTCAGAATACCGCTGGCCGCTGGGCATCTCGCTGAGTGGTGACGGTCTGGAATACAAGACACTGAATCTGATTTGTGGCGAAGTACCACCGATGAGATACGGTGGCAACTATAAGAGTCGCGGTCCGCAGTATGTCCGTGGCATTCAGGAAGGCAATGGCATTCCTAAGGATTCCGATATGTGGGTGAGCTATTCCATGAACAAGGAAGATATCTGGGTGGCGCATGTACCCGTTCCGGTCAAGACCGTGGCTACTGCCCATGCCGATGATGATTTCGCCCAATATCAGAAACTCGGCGATCTCAAGACTTGGAATATCTATTCTCCGCTGATGGCACCGGTTTCGCTCCGTCAGGAGTGGCTCGAACTGAAAGATGAAGATCCGTTTGACTATGCCTGTGTAGAGCGCAAGATTCCTTCTTCTTCCTATCTGAAGGCATCCTTCGATGTGCAGGCAGCTCAGACCCGTAACGGTTCCCTGCAGATTGAATTCCTCGATGAGAAGGGCATCGCTTGCACCCGCATCGAACTGAACAAAGAAGGAATGATCCGTGTGAAGAACGGAGCGAGATATGGCAATGTGATGCCTTATCAGGCAGACCAGACCTATCGTTTTGAGGCAACATTGGATACCCAGCACCGCCAGCTCAACCTCACCGTGAGTATCCTCGATGCAGAGGGCAAGACTTTGCAGAGCAAGAGCACCAGGCGCATCTTCTTTGCACCGGTGCATCAGATAGAGCGCATCCGTTTCCGTACCGGCGACCTCCGTACCTTCCCGACCATCGACACTCCTGCCGACTGGTTTGGAACCTTGGAACATGCCGGTGACACCGATACCACCACCCTCTACCGCATCGCCCATGTCAAGACCGAGAGTCTGGGTGCTGATGCCGGTTCTGCAGTACTTAAGACCGCAGATTACAAGCATTATGTAGACGATTTCAATGCGATGGAGCCGGAGGTTCTCCATACTTCAGCCATTCCGAATGCGCAGGCATGGGACTGGATGAAGCAGAATGTGCCCCTCTTCGACTGTTCGCAGCGTAACTTCGAGGAGATGTATTATTTCCGCTGGTGGACGCTCCGCAAGCATATCGAAAATACACCTGTAGGCTATGCGATGACCGAGTTTCTCGTGCCTCGCAGCTATGCCGACAAGTACAATCTCATCGCCTCTGGAGTGGGTCATCATATCCACGAGAGTCGTTGGATCCGCGATGGCAAGTATCTCGACGGCATCCTGAATACCTGGTATCATGGCAATGGTGGCAAGCCGATGGCTAAGATTAATTTCTATAGCAGTTGGATGCCTGCTTCAATCTGGGAGCGCTATCTCGTAGACGGCAACCAGAAGGAGTTTAAGTCGTTGGTGAACGATCTGGACAAGGAGTATCAGCTGTGGGATAATCACCGCTGGGGTAACGGACTCTACTGGCAGTATGATGTGCGTGATGCGATGGAAGAGACCATCAGTGGCGGCAGAAGAGAAAAGAATGCCCGTCCTAGCATTAACAGTTATATGTATGGAAATGCGATGGGCATCGCGCAGATGGCAAAAATCATCGGCTATCAGGATCTGGCAAGGAAGTATGAGGCTAAGGCTGATACCCTGAAGCATCTGGTAGAAACCCAGCTCTGGGATGCCGACCAGCAGTTCTTCGAGGTGTATAAGCCGAATGCCGGTGAGGCAAAGGAGGTAGCCAAGAAGAGAAGTTACCAGCCTAGTGGCGATGCTGCGGTATCGGCAAAGGTGCGTGAGGCAATCGGTTTCCTGCCTTGGTATTTCAATCTTCCTGCCGATGAAGCTAAGTTTGCTGAGGCATGGAAGCAGGCTGCCGACAGCAAGGGCTTTTCTGCTCCTTACGGACAGACCACCGCAGAGCGCCGCCATCCTCAGTTCCGCTCTCATGGCGTAGGAAAGTGTGAGTGGGATGGTGCCATCTGGCCTTTCGCTACCGCCCAGACCCTGACAGCGATGGCGAATTTCATCAACAATTATCAGGTGAAGCCGTCTGCCCTCGCAGCTTCTGCTAAGGGTAGTCTCGATATGGACAGCCTTTATTTCAATGAGATGGAGAAGTATGTACAGAGTCAGAGCATGCGTGGCAAACCTTACATCGGTGAGTATCTTGATGAAACCACTGGTTACTGGTTGAAGGGCGATCAGGAGCGCAGCAGATATTACAATCATTCTACCTTCTGCGATCTCATCATCACCGGCATCGTGGGTCTTCGTCCTCGTGCCGATCAGACCATCGAGGTGCGTCCTATCATCCCAGCCGGCAAATGGCAGTACTTCTGTCTTGACAAGGTGCGTTATCATGGTCACGACCTCACCATCCTCTACGACCAGGATGGCTCCCGCTATCATGTGGGCAAGGGTCTGCAGGTATGGGTAGATGGCAAGTTGGCGGGGCAGCGTGATACGCTCGGCAAACTCGTAGTGAAGGATGCATTCAAATAA
- the recG gene encoding ATP-dependent DNA helicase RecG: MNSILDQDIMFLPGVGPKKKEILSKELGINSYSDLLEYYPYKYVDRSKVFHISELNADMPFVQLKGKILSYDEIDTGKRNKLLVAHFSDGYGVADLIWYRGAQYIMKTYKVGTEYLVFGKPTVFNGRFQFTHPDMDDATNLQISEMGMQPYYSLTENLRKRGYTSRSIEKITKQLVTILPPLPETLPGHIVDRLHLVSRDAAIRMIHYPHSHQEMQKAQVRLKFEELFYVQLNIIRYATDQRRKFRGYVFNRIADIFNGFYAHHLPFELTGAQKRVMHEIRADMCSGRQMNRLLQGDVGSGKTLVALMTMLIALDNGYQACMMAPTEILAEQHLQTICDFLQGMDIRVELLTGIVKGKKREKILADLATGDIQILVGTHAILEDPVVFRRLGVAVIDEQHRFGVAQRAKLWNKSENPPHILVMTATPIPRTLAMTIYGDLDVSVIDELPPGRKPIQTLHKFDTQLTSLYQSIRRQINLGRQVYIVFPLIKESEKSDLKNLEEGYETLKQAFPEFKLSKIHGKMKSAEKEVEMEQFVKGETQILVATTVIEVGVNVPNASVMVILDAQRFGLSQLHQLRGRVGRGCDQSYCILVTNYKLSEETRKRIDIMCDTNDGFRIAEADLKLRGPGDLEGTQQSGMAFDLKIANIARDGQLVQLARTEAQEIIDNDPECNAPHNALLWNRLRELKKTHINWAAIS; encoded by the coding sequence ATGAATAGTATTCTAGACCAAGACATCATGTTCCTGCCGGGGGTAGGACCCAAGAAGAAAGAGATACTGAGCAAGGAGCTCGGCATCAACTCTTATAGTGACCTGCTGGAATACTATCCATATAAATATGTAGACCGCTCCAAGGTTTTCCACATCAGCGAACTCAATGCCGACATGCCCTTTGTACAACTCAAAGGCAAGATACTCAGCTACGATGAGATTGATACCGGCAAGCGCAACAAGCTGCTGGTAGCCCATTTCTCAGACGGCTACGGTGTGGCTGACCTCATCTGGTATCGCGGTGCCCAATACATCATGAAGACCTATAAGGTGGGAACCGAATATCTCGTTTTCGGAAAGCCAACCGTCTTCAACGGCAGATTCCAGTTTACCCATCCCGATATGGACGATGCCACCAATCTCCAGATTTCAGAGATGGGCATGCAGCCCTACTACTCGCTTACCGAGAACCTGAGAAAACGCGGCTACACCTCACGTTCCATAGAGAAGATAACCAAGCAGTTGGTCACCATCCTTCCTCCTCTTCCCGAAACGCTGCCAGGCCATATCGTAGACCGTCTGCATCTGGTTTCGCGCGATGCAGCCATCCGCATGATTCATTATCCGCATTCCCATCAGGAGATGCAGAAAGCACAGGTACGCCTTAAATTTGAGGAACTCTTCTATGTGCAGCTTAATATAATAAGGTATGCCACCGACCAGCGTCGCAAGTTCAGGGGCTATGTCTTCAACCGCATCGCTGATATCTTCAACGGGTTCTATGCCCATCATCTGCCTTTTGAACTGACAGGAGCACAGAAACGGGTGATGCATGAAATCAGAGCCGATATGTGCAGCGGCAGACAGATGAACCGTCTTCTGCAGGGTGATGTAGGTTCGGGCAAGACGCTCGTGGCCCTCATGACCATGCTCATTGCGCTGGATAACGGTTATCAGGCATGTATGATGGCACCTACCGAAATTCTTGCCGAGCAGCATCTGCAAACTATCTGCGACTTTCTGCAGGGAATGGACATCCGGGTGGAACTGCTCACAGGCATCGTAAAGGGAAAGAAGAGAGAAAAGATTCTTGCCGACCTGGCTACGGGCGACATTCAGATTCTGGTAGGCACCCATGCCATCCTCGAAGACCCGGTAGTTTTCAGAAGATTAGGCGTAGCCGTTATCGATGAGCAGCATCGCTTCGGTGTAGCACAGAGAGCCAAGCTGTGGAACAAGAGCGAGAATCCGCCTCATATCCTCGTGATGACCGCCACTCCTATCCCCCGCACCCTCGCCATGACCATTTATGGTGACCTGGACGTGAGCGTGATTGATGAACTGCCACCGGGCAGAAAACCGATACAGACGCTACATAAGTTTGATACCCAACTCACCAGTCTCTATCAGAGCATCCGCCGCCAGATTAATCTCGGCAGACAGGTATATATCGTCTTTCCGCTGATCAAGGAAAGCGAGAAGAGCGACCTGAAGAACCTGGAAGAAGGTTACGAAACGCTGAAACAGGCATTCCCGGAATTCAAATTGAGTAAGATACACGGAAAGATGAAATCTGCCGAGAAGGAAGTAGAGATGGAGCAGTTTGTAAAGGGCGAAACACAGATTCTCGTTGCCACCACCGTGATAGAAGTTGGTGTAAATGTGCCCAATGCTTCGGTCATGGTTATCCTGGATGCACAGCGCTTCGGTCTCTCCCAGTTGCACCAGCTGCGAGGCCGTGTAGGAAGAGGCTGCGACCAGAGCTACTGCATTCTGGTAACCAACTATAAACTTTCAGAAGAAACCCGCAAACGTATTGATATCATGTGCGATACGAACGACGGTTTCCGTATCGCCGAGGCCGACTTGAAACTCCGTGGTCCCGGCGACCTGGAGGGAACGCAGCAGAGCGGCATGGCTTTCGACCTGAAGATAGCGAATATTGCCAGAGATGGTCAGCTGGTACAACTGGCACGCACAGAAGCACAGGAAATCATCGACAACGATCCCGAATGCAATGCTCCTCACAACGCCCTGCTCTGGAACCGCCTCAGGGAATTGAAGAAAACCCATATCAACTGGGCAGCCATCAGCTAA
- a CDS encoding family 78 glycoside hydrolase catalytic domain produces MKQRKYLLILIGLLGMIQIHAQKSVAFKTDDESPLPQWIGAITDEDAHIPSNRDYVGTGTVNAKGKPDWKATAPLSRQSIWLKKEMKLPADVRKATMKIVGLGFYELSINRQKVTDAVFAPLWSDYDKTVFYNTYDVTALLKKGKNQLSVLLGNGFYNEQGGRYTKMKVSYGPPTLYCSLEIELKNGRTVCIVSDNSWKYSPSSITFNSIYGGEDEDARITSSWKPVVIQKGPRGVLRQQIAQPVKMMEYFGVKSRHQLTPQQIAKASNAKHPIPAGTFVLDMGQNLAGFPQIKVSGKAGQQVRLYLSETLTAQGTCNQKQSGSPYYLNYTLSGKGEKASDGKRIETWHPHFTYYGYRYIQVEGAVMKGDENPDGKPVIEDIQSCFVYNSAAKIGSFECSNPMFNRAYQIIDRAIRSNWQAVWTDCPHREKLGWLEQDWLNGEGLVYNYDCRSMIEQTLQNIADAQHANGAVPTTAPEYIYFKGKWLDPFAESPEWGGALVALPFLYLQHYGDDRMVKKYAPQMFRYVDYLQSKDSCRILKQGLGDWYDYGKGRSGFSQNTPMPLVATAHYYQWVKLTQKAAAMSGKTAEANRYAILASEILQAFQKEFLHVEKAASSEKSSSDAVVKDAVEKIYYDSGSQASNAIPLVLGMVPSQYRKQVLQHLIDDIHAHHDRLTTGDVGNRYLFQALLENGYADLWYKMLAHDDVPGYGFQIKKGMTTLTEQWNPEMGASMNHFMMAQINNHFLPDIVGIRIEQGRVIIAPHPMGDLTWAKGSTQLSNGKQVAVAWKKLADDKIEVTVDTDKDVEYEIKIDYDETEHDDGTYRGKHVFVGKCAK; encoded by the coding sequence ATGAAACAGAGAAAATATTTATTGATATTGATAGGACTTTTGGGCATGATACAGATTCATGCTCAAAAGTCTGTTGCTTTTAAGACGGACGATGAATCGCCTCTGCCACAATGGATTGGTGCGATAACCGATGAGGATGCGCACATTCCGAGTAACCGCGATTATGTAGGAACAGGAACGGTGAATGCCAAGGGAAAACCAGACTGGAAGGCTACGGCTCCATTGTCAAGACAAAGCATCTGGCTGAAGAAAGAAATGAAACTTCCGGCTGATGTCCGCAAGGCAACGATGAAGATTGTGGGACTGGGTTTCTATGAACTCAGCATCAACCGGCAGAAGGTGACGGATGCCGTTTTCGCCCCTCTGTGGAGCGATTACGACAAGACCGTCTTTTACAATACTTACGATGTGACTGCGTTGTTGAAGAAAGGCAAGAACCAACTTTCGGTATTGCTGGGGAACGGATTCTATAATGAGCAGGGTGGAAGATACACCAAGATGAAGGTTTCCTATGGTCCTCCTACGCTCTACTGTTCGCTCGAAATCGAACTGAAGAATGGCAGAACCGTCTGCATCGTCAGCGATAACTCGTGGAAATATTCGCCTAGCAGCATCACCTTCAACAGTATCTATGGTGGCGAAGACGAGGATGCCCGCATCACGTCTTCCTGGAAACCGGTAGTGATACAGAAAGGACCTCGTGGCGTTCTGCGCCAGCAGATAGCCCAGCCCGTGAAGATGATGGAATACTTCGGTGTGAAGAGCCGTCATCAGCTCACTCCTCAGCAAATTGCCAAGGCTTCCAATGCCAAACATCCTATTCCGGCAGGAACCTTTGTGCTGGATATGGGACAGAATCTTGCCGGTTTCCCACAAATCAAGGTTAGTGGAAAGGCAGGACAGCAGGTGCGACTCTATCTCTCTGAAACCCTGACCGCACAGGGAACCTGCAACCAGAAACAGTCGGGCAGTCCTTATTATCTTAATTATACGCTCAGCGGAAAGGGCGAGAAGGCTTCTGACGGCAAGCGCATCGAGACCTGGCATCCGCATTTCACTTATTATGGTTATCGCTATATCCAGGTAGAAGGTGCCGTGATGAAGGGCGATGAGAATCCTGATGGCAAGCCGGTGATAGAGGATATCCAGTCGTGCTTCGTTTATAATTCTGCAGCGAAGATTGGTAGTTTCGAGTGCTCCAATCCGATGTTCAACCGGGCTTATCAGATTATCGACCGTGCCATCCGAAGCAATTGGCAGGCAGTATGGACTGACTGTCCGCATCGTGAAAAACTCGGTTGGCTGGAGCAGGATTGGCTCAATGGCGAGGGATTGGTATACAACTACGACTGTCGTTCGATGATAGAGCAGACGTTGCAGAATATCGCTGATGCCCAGCATGCCAACGGAGCCGTTCCTACCACTGCCCCAGAGTATATCTATTTCAAGGGCAAGTGGCTTGATCCGTTTGCCGAATCACCTGAATGGGGTGGAGCCTTGGTAGCGCTTCCGTTCCTCTATCTGCAGCATTACGGTGACGACCGGATGGTGAAAAAATATGCACCGCAGATGTTCCGCTATGTGGATTATCTCCAGAGCAAGGACAGTTGCCGGATACTGAAACAAGGCTTGGGTGACTGGTATGATTACGGAAAAGGCCGTTCGGGCTTCTCTCAGAATACCCCGATGCCGCTGGTAGCTACAGCCCATTATTATCAGTGGGTGAAACTGACACAGAAGGCTGCAGCAATGAGTGGAAAGACAGCCGAAGCCAACCGCTATGCCATCCTGGCTTCTGAAATCCTGCAGGCTTTCCAAAAGGAATTCCTGCATGTTGAGAAGGCTGCATCTTCTGAGAAATCTTCTTCGGATGCTGTCGTAAAGGATGCAGTAGAAAAGATATATTACGATTCGGGAAGTCAGGCATCCAATGCCATTCCGTTGGTGCTGGGCATGGTTCCGTCCCAGTATCGCAAGCAGGTCCTCCAGCATCTGATAGATGATATTCATGCGCATCACGACCGCCTGACAACCGGTGATGTGGGCAATCGCTACCTTTTTCAGGCATTGCTGGAAAACGGATATGCCGATCTCTGGTACAAGATGCTGGCGCATGATGATGTGCCGGGCTACGGATTCCAGATCAAGAAGGGAATGACCACGCTTACCGAACAGTGGAATCCGGAGATGGGTGCTTCGATGAACCATTTCATGATGGCGCAAATCAACAACCATTTCCTGCCGGATATTGTAGGCATCCGGATAGAGCAGGGCAGAGTCATCATCGCTCCTCATCCGATGGGCGACCTGACCTGGGCTAAGGGAAGTACCCAACTCAGCAATGGCAAGCAGGTTGCCGTGGCTTGGAAGAAATTGGCTGATGATAAAATAGAGGTAACGGTAGATACCGATAAGGATGTAGAATATGAAATCAAGATAGATTATGATGAAACAGAACATGATGATGGCACTTATCGCGGCAAGCATGTCTTTGTCGGCAAGTGCGCAAAATAG
- a CDS encoding acetylxylan esterase: MKQNMMMALIAASMSLSASAQNSGNQPKADAQNCYQGHFTRSLHDVMQDVSQRWGVRFKYNVDTVGRQLPYADFRIKPYSLEETLTNICKYFDFNWWKQNGNVYKIKPYEYPRRHTEEGEQMLAYLKTLYQNREQFEARKDSVRKEVRRILGIDRYMDSLVHKKPILGKVRRYDGYTVQNICIETLPGEHVFGSIYTPIKKGKHPLIICPDGHFGGGRYRADEQQRLGTLARMGAICVDFDLYGWGQSKTEYGKNSHQTDRAHVIQALNAEVLLDYMWNHRKDVDKTRIGANGGSGGGTHTVLLTVLDDRITAAAPTVNLASHFDGGCPCESGKPIQLAGHGTCNAELMAFFAPKPLLVVSDGGDWTFSVPTLEYPYLQYIYIMYGAKEQVTNVHLPQERHDYGVNKRQANYDFFIRVFGLDRSKLDESKVKVEKPEVLQSVIR, encoded by the coding sequence ATGAAACAGAACATGATGATGGCACTTATCGCGGCAAGCATGTCTTTGTCGGCAAGTGCGCAAAATAGCGGTAACCAGCCAAAGGCTGATGCTCAGAACTGTTATCAGGGCCATTTTACCCGTAGTCTTCACGATGTGATGCAGGACGTATCGCAGCGTTGGGGTGTCCGCTTTAAATATAATGTGGATACCGTTGGTAGGCAGTTGCCTTATGCCGACTTCCGCATCAAACCCTATTCGTTGGAGGAAACCCTGACGAATATCTGCAAGTATTTCGACTTCAACTGGTGGAAGCAGAATGGTAATGTCTATAAGATCAAACCTTATGAATATCCCCGACGCCATACCGAAGAGGGTGAGCAGATGCTTGCTTATCTCAAGACGCTTTACCAGAACCGGGAACAGTTTGAAGCACGCAAGGACTCGGTACGAAAGGAGGTGCGCCGCATCCTGGGCATCGACCGCTATATGGATTCGCTGGTTCATAAGAAGCCGATTTTGGGAAAGGTGCGCCGGTATGACGGTTATACGGTTCAGAATATCTGCATCGAAACCCTGCCAGGTGAGCATGTCTTCGGTTCCATCTATACGCCAATCAAGAAGGGCAAGCATCCGTTGATTATCTGTCCTGATGGTCATTTCGGAGGTGGCAGATACCGTGCCGATGAGCAGCAGCGCCTCGGAACCTTGGCAAGGATGGGTGCTATCTGTGTAGATTTCGACCTGTATGGTTGGGGACAGAGTAAAACGGAATATGGCAAGAATTCGCATCAGACCGACCGTGCCCATGTGATTCAGGCTCTGAATGCAGAGGTATTGCTCGATTATATGTGGAACCATCGCAAGGATGTGGATAAGACGCGCATCGGAGCGAATGGTGGCAGCGGTGGCGGTACGCATACTGTCCTGCTGACGGTACTCGACGACCGTATCACGGCAGCAGCGCCAACGGTGAATCTTGCTTCTCATTTTGATGGCGGTTGTCCTTGCGAGAGTGGCAAACCTATTCAGTTGGCGGGACATGGTACGTGTAATGCCGAGTTGATGGCTTTCTTTGCACCTAAGCCATTGTTGGTAGTGAGCGATGGTGGCGATTGGACATTCTCTGTTCCAACCCTCGAATATCCGTATCTGCAGTATATATATATAATGTATGGTGCCAAGGAACAGGTAACCAATGTGCATCTGCCTCAGGAGCGTCACGATTATGGTGTCAACAAGCGCCAGGCAAACTACGATTTCTTCATCCGTGTCTTCGGTTTGGATCGCAGCAAGTTGGATGAAAGTAAAGTGAAGGTTGAAAAACCGGAAGTTTTGCAATCAGTCATCAGATAA
- a CDS encoding M23 family metallopeptidase gives MSFKKSIKKISVVALLALTASPVCGQDLLARQAPVDHRMKSLDTLAVSHYRMIEDRENPAAELYEDFSNKYAHRATTLPEHFRIDLRHFCMPTPSRVVTSNFGYRASFGRQHKGMDIKVYIGDSIRSAFSGRVRIVRYEGGGYGKYIVIRHNNGLETIYGHLSKQLVTEGEEVRAGDVIGLGGNTGRSTGSHLHFETRLCGVALNPALFFDFRNQDVTGDFYSFNRNTYESESADANAARGKVGNGGYTREQVNGGEVGRYYELPAGHEKLYHKVKPGETLSSIAEKRGVSVEQICRLNGYRKDKKVSVGQIIRYV, from the coding sequence ATGAGTTTTAAAAAGAGTATAAAGAAAATTTCGGTCGTTGCATTGTTGGCGCTAACAGCTTCTCCCGTTTGCGGACAAGACCTGTTGGCAAGACAGGCACCTGTAGACCACAGAATGAAATCGCTCGACACACTCGCTGTGTCGCATTATCGAATGATTGAAGACAGAGAGAACCCTGCAGCCGAGCTGTATGAGGATTTCTCTAACAAGTACGCTCACAGGGCTACAACCTTGCCTGAGCACTTCCGTATCGATCTCCGTCATTTCTGCATGCCAACTCCTAGTCGCGTTGTCACAAGTAACTTCGGTTACCGTGCTAGCTTTGGCCGCCAACATAAAGGTATGGACATCAAGGTTTATATTGGCGACTCAATCCGCTCAGCCTTTTCAGGCAGAGTTCGCATCGTAAGATATGAAGGTGGTGGTTACGGTAAGTACATCGTGATTCGTCACAACAATGGTTTGGAGACCATCTATGGTCACCTCTCTAAGCAGCTCGTTACTGAGGGCGAAGAGGTAAGAGCCGGCGATGTGATTGGCTTGGGTGGTAATACGGGTAGAAGTACCGGTTCGCATCTCCACTTTGAGACCCGTCTCTGTGGTGTGGCTCTGAACCCGGCACTCTTCTTCGACTTCCGCAACCAGGACGTTACAGGTGACTTCTACAGCTTTAACCGTAATACCTACGAAAGCGAATCAGCTGATGCCAATGCTGCCCGCGGCAAGGTTGGCAACGGTGGTTACACCAGAGAGCAGGTTAACGGCGGCGAAGTGGGAAGATACTACGAACTGCCTGCTGGCCACGAGAAGCTCTACCACAAGGTGAAGCCAGGCGAAACGCTTAGTTCTATCGCTGAAAAGCGTGGCGTATCTGTAGAGCAGATCTGCAGACTCAACGGCTACCGCAAAGACAAGAAGGTTAGTGTAGGACAGATTATCAGATACGTATAA